The Monodelphis domestica isolate mMonDom1 chromosome 5, mMonDom1.pri, whole genome shotgun sequence DNA segment TTGGGAAACCCAGTCATTTTCATGATTCTGCTCTATtgctgggggagggggctcttcttctctcctctttgcaGGTACAGCCCATCCTCCAGGCTTGATACAACCTGGGCTCCATCCTGAGCCCTCTCGTCTCTTCCTGCATTCACTCGGCGGTCCCTTCAGTGTCAATAGGCTCAGCAGCTCCTCACACGGCTGCCCCATCAGCCTTCATTCCTCCTGCGTGTTGAACCTGCCCCTGTCACTGCTCCACATCTCCATGTGGACATCCCATTGCAACAAACAGAACACGTTCCCCCCATGAAGCCCCCCTCCTATTTCTACTGAGAATCCTGCCAATTCTCACTCTCGCCCCGATTCCGTCATCAGCCACCAGGATGGGACGCCTGGGAGTCATCACGAACTTCCCACCTGCCTTCCTCCATGTCCAACTGGTGGCCAAGCCCAAGAGATCCCACCTGGCCCACATCAAGTCCACTCACACCCCCATCTCCGTCTCCTCACCTCTTGCCTCGATGCTCCTCTCCATCCATCCTCTACCCGGTGGCCAAATGAATGTCCCACAGCTTgtcaggtctgaccatgttggagcttctctctccatctctccctctctgtctctgtatctctcctgtctctctccatccctgtctctgtctctctgtctctctgtgtgtctctctctgtctcttctctctctgtctccgtctctctctgtctctctgtctctgtctctctctgtctctctctctccctcactctctgtctctccctctgcctctgcctctctctctttctgtctctctctctgtctctctgtctctgtctctgtctctgtctctccctctctctccctccctctctctctgtctctctactctgtctttgtgtctctcctctatctctctcctctgtctccttttctgtctctctcatcaaTTAACCCTGGAGGTCCCCAGGGGCTATATTGCCCTCCCCCCCAGGGTGCTCCTTTGCTCTTAGATTCTCTGCAGAGGCTCCTCTAGTGCAGCTAGAATGGTGGTCTGGTTGATCTGTTGAGTCAGAGGCCTCAGTTCGAATCCTGCCTCTGCTGCtccctgtgtggccctgggatgGTGACTTTCCCTGCTGAGCCTCCTTCTTCTCTGCAGGCTCCCCTTCAGGCCCAGCTATAGGCCGGGGCTTGGCTGGTTCTTGTGCTCATCTCCTCCTCAGGGCCTTCTTTGCCTCCTGGGCCGCTGGCCGCCCCAAGCACCCGCCCAGGGTCTTCCTCCCAGCTGGCTGAGGTGGAGCTGCCCGTCCTTGATCCCGAGGATGCTGCTGCCAGTTCGGAGCTTGGAGGAGGCTCCCTGCGGAAGGCCGAAGGCTCCGAGGCCGGAGCAGGGGCTGGCCTCGGGAGGGGCAACCTTTCTGGGCAGGGAGACCCCCCTCTGCACCCTTGGACAGCCCTGGGTCTGAGAGACATTTAAGGAGCCACTGAGGAGCGAGTGCCCTCTGTGCCCCTCTGGAGGCCCACTGGGGCTCCTTCCCAGCCTCACGGGACTACAGAGAGGCCACTAGAGGCTGCACAGGTGGCAGTCAGTCCTGGGGAGGTGGCCGGAGGCTGGGCAGGGGAAAGGCCTGAAGGAAGCCCTCCAGTCCCAGCCCTCTGCCAATGGCACACTGCCCTGGCCCAGCAGCCTCCCCGTGGCCCGTATCCACGCTGCCCTGGCCCAGTGGTCTCTGCCACGGCTTGGGGCATCAGCGGCCTCCCCGTGGCCCGTATCCACACTGCCCTGGCCCAGCGGCCTCCCCGTGGCCCGTATCCACACTGCCCTGGCCCAGTGGACTCTGCCATGGCTTGGGGCATCAGCGGCCTCCCCGTGGCCCGTATCCACGCTGCCCTGGCCCAGTGGACTCTGCCATGGCTTGGGGCATCAGTGGCCTCCCCGTGGCCCGTATCCACACTGCCCTGGCCCAGTGGCCTCCCTGTGGCCCATATCCATGCTGCCCTGGCCCAGTGGTCTCTGCCATGGCTTGGGGCATCAGTGGCCTCCCCGTGGCCCGTATCCACGCTGCCTTTGCAGCTCTCGTCTGGGCAGCGGGAGGCCGCTCCGGCGCCGTCTGTCGGGGGGCATCTGGGCCCTCAGTGGGGCCCACTGACGGACGGACTGGCCGAGTCACTCGTCTCTGCTCCAGGGCTTCTGGCTCTTCTGGGGCCTGCAAAAGGCCATCCTGGCCCTTCCTCGGCGTCCAGGGAAGGTGCAGCTGCCTCCTCTCGGCTCAGAGGCCAGCCGCCTGCCCCTCCCACCACATCTAGGCCCCTCCTCCTGGCCCCCTCCCCATTCGCCCCGGCCTGGAGCCACCTTCCTTGGCTTTGCTCTCCCCACCTGAGGCTGCTCTATCCTGTCTCCCAGCCCTGAAAGAAGGCTCAGAGATCCGGGCTGTGCAGGCGGGGCATCCGGAGGTTCCTCTGAGGCCAGCTGGTCAGAGCCTCTCATTGGACAGAGGAGGCAACCGAGGCCCaagagtaaagtgacttacccagggccacacaactaggaaagagcagaggcaggacttgaactcgggtcctcaGACCCCAAGTCCAGTCCTTTCCTCACTGAATCTCCCTGTCCCCCAGAAAGTCCTGGCCTTGAAGCCCCCTTATTGCCAGTGTGACCAGAGAGAGTTCCTTCCTCTTGATGAGCCTTAGTTTACTCCTCTGGCAAATGGGGATGAGCGTTCTTGCAGATCCAGGGCATTGTAAGCCCCCCCAAGGGTGTGTATGGTCCTGGGGGTCTAAGGCAAGCTCcctatttccttcccctcctagACCCCAGGGCCACAGAAGAACCACGAAAGGCGCTGCCCCAACAGGGCCTCGGGTGCCCCCGAACAGAGGAGGttcctgggctctgggctctggccTCCCTCTCCTGCCTGGCCTGGGCATGACCCACCCCCAGCTCTGCTCTGGGGCCTCAGGAAATCCCCCAAAGAAAAGGAAGTCGCTGACTCACAGGGCACCCAAGGGAGACAGACCCCTGCCCGGCGACCGTGGCCTGACTGCTCTCCCTCTGGCCTGGCAGCTACCAGGAGCCCAGGAGAACCACGTACGAGGACTCCCAAAATAGCCCACAAACTATCTCATGACTCCGTGTGCTGCCAAGGCCCAGCCTGAGCCCAGGGACCAAGGAAAGGAGGCCAAATGGACTCGCTGCCCTTGTGTGGTCAAGCCCCGGAGCATCCTGCATTCAGGGCCCAAAGCAGTCCGTTCAGGGCCAGGAAGAACCGGGTTCAGGTCCTCCCTTTGACACCACGTAGCCGAGCAGCTGTGGACCCGCCACGTCACCTCTCAGAGTGACAGCATCGTTCTCTGGGAAATGGGGGCAGGGTCTTGCCTCAGGGACCCCCCCATCCAGCCCCCCATGAAACAAGCCCCCCCGATGAATCTCCGTCCAGCCCCCGGAAAGGAGGGAACGTAATGCCCTGAGCGTTTGCCTAGACCTCTGGGAGGCTGCCTCCTGGTGCCTGCTGGGAAGGCTTTGGGGGTGCCGGCTGGTGGCAGTGCTCTGTTGGTGAAGGGAGGGCACGTGTGCCCCAAACTCGGACCCCTGAAGGCCGGGGGGCCCAGAGGGTGCAGCCTCTGCCCTCAGACAGTGTCCCAAAGCCACAGTGCAGGGGTGCAAAGGCCCCTCCGAACCCCTCACTGGGCTCCTCTGCAGCAGCGCACATCTATGTAGCCCAGGCACCCCGGGCAGCAGGGGGAGAGCCCGGGAACCCTGGGCAGCCAGGGGGAGAGCCCAGGTGCCCCAGGCAGCCGGGGGAGAGCCCAGGCTCTGGGATCCCGAGGGGCCTCCGGGGGCTGCTCCCCACACAGCCGGGGGCCTGGGCAGATCCGCTGCCAGCCCTGCCCTGGGCTCCTGGGCTCAAGGAGGGGCGCACACTGGTTGACTGTACGTTGTGTCCTGGCCCTCTGGCTGCGGCCTGTGCCGAGTCTCCAGTTGAGCCTTTGGGCCTTATCTCCTCCCAGGGCCCAGGCCCGGCCCGGCCCCCTTGAGGCCCGCTGCCTGGTGCCAGGCGGCGGAGGGAAAGCCCCAGGCCAAGAGCTCCTGGGCCGGCTGGGCGCATCTGGCCCCTCCGAGTCGAACCCTGGGCTCTCTGGCAGGCCCAATGCCCGGGAACCCAGGGAGCCAAGCCCTTGGGCCCTGAGAGCTCTTTGTGTACACTCCAAGAGGAGGCTCCGGCCCCGCCGGCCTCCCTCCCGGGTCTCCCTGAAGAGAGGGGCCACGCGAAGCCGCTCCGGGCCACCGTATCCGGGCAGGAACATGGCCTCATCTTCCCAAATGGCCTTCGGGGAGCGCTTCCAGGGTGCCCGCTGGTGGGGGCATCTGGTCTGCCCAGGGCAGCCCCGGATCCTGGACACAGAGGATGGATTCGGAGGCCGAGCTGGGCCGACACTGGCCCCAATGAGGCCCTTTGGGAGTCAGGGGCGGGGGGTGATGGTGGTGGAACAGGAAACCCTGAGCAGGCCCTGATGGAGACGGCCAGAGCAGCGACTTCCCAGGACATTCTGCCCACCAGAGCCGGGTGGGGGCAGCCACCGCATACGGAGAGGAGACGCCGCCGGGAGCCGGGGCACCTATATGGGGAGAGAGAAGACCCCCAAGTgcaggagctggagaaggaggagAGTGTCGAGAATTGAGTGAAGGAGAGCAAAGGGACTGCCTGGACCCGTGGGCAcccaggggagaagagaggagctGGGCTTCCAGAGGCGCAGcagggggcgggggcggggcccATGAAAGGGGGAGCACAGAGGGGCGGCCCTTGGACTGTTTGGTTTGGAAGTGAGAGGCCCCCCCCCCCGGGGCCCTTGGCCAGCACTTgctcatctctaggccaggcttcCATCTGtcccctctcccaccctccctctctcccaaggGCCCAGTTCTTCCCAGGGCCAGCCCAGACCCAAGCAGGTCTAGGCCTTTAGAGGGAAGGGGGCCTCACCACTGAAGGGTGCTGCCTTCTTCTGGCCAAACCTGGACCAGGGGCCTCCCTGGGGTGCTGCAGGGAGCTGTAGCCATACGGGGCCCCTTTGACGAGCCAGCCTAACCTGGACAGGTAAGCAGGGTGAGCCTCCCCTGGCCCAGGGGAGAGTCTGTAGAGACTGGGGTGGCCACCTGAAGAAGCTCCCCATCCGTGAGATGGAGAGTCAGGGGACGCCCTCAGAGaagcctgggggaggggggtgccCTGGGTGTTGGGGGGGCAGAGGGTTTGCCCTCTAGGAAGAGTGCCAGGCTGAAGTGCTGCTGAATCTGCTCACCTTGAGGGGGAAGAGCCCAGGGGGGCTGGATGGTGAGAAGCCAGAAGGGTTGGCCTGGGGGTCAGTTAGCTCTCTCTGCCTTGAGAGGCCTGGGAGGGAGGTCCTGGGGAGAgacccacctttccctctcctggTCACAggccatcccccccccccattcccaacTGGAGGGCCAGCTGAAGCGGATGGCTGACTCCCAGGGGGCCCAGGCTGCCAAGCCCCCCCCGCCTTTGTTTATAGTAAGTGTTGTCTTTCCCAGAGTGACCCAGGGGGAGAGGAAGCCCAGGAGGCTCTAGGAGTGCAGAAAGTCTAAGCCACACTGACTGAGGAGTGAAGGCCCCTCTCCTGGGCCCTGCTTTGAGGGGGAGCGCTCCATCCCTGCCTGCTCCATCCCTGCCTGCTCCATCCCTGCCTGCTCCATCCCTGCCTGCTCCATCCCTGCCTGCTCCATCCCTGCCTGCTCCATCCCTGCCTGCTCCATCCCTGCCTGCTCCATCCCTGCCTGCCCCATCCCTGCTCCATCCCTCCTCCATCCCTGCCTGCTCCATCCCTCCTCCATCCCTGCCTGCTCCATCCCTCCTCCATCCCTCCTCCATCCCTGCCTGCTCCACCCTCCTCCATCCCTCCTCCATCCCTTTGCCACCCACTGAGTCCTCCATTCCAGCTCCTGTTCTTGGCCCAGTGTCTGTAGAGGCCAGCTACCCTCTCGGTAAACTGAGGCCCGCCGCTGGGGCCCAAGACCCAGAGACCCTGAAACGGGGCTGAAATCCCAGGGgacgcgggggggggggggggggggggaggggggaggggcacccccccacccccagactgcGGCTGAGTCAGCGGCCCATCGCCGGGGCGGGCCACAGAGCGCCGGAGCTCCCCCTCCCAGCCGGCCCATCAGCCTTTTTTCCACTGGCGCGGCCAAgccgggcggggcggggcggagcGTGCCGGAGTGTGCCCTTTCCCCTACTGAGCGCCGTGCCCAGCCGGAGCGGCCTCCAGGAAAGTCCTTAAGGAGCGGCCGTGCCCCTTCCCCCACTGCCCTCTCACCCACTTCCCCGCACGGGCCGCCTGCCCAGAACCTTCCTTCCgtgccggctcccgaggcccatCCCGAGGCCCATCCCGAGGCCCATCCCGGTCCCCGCTGCAGGACTtcgctctgcctcagtttcctcctcaggaAGAAGGGCGGGGCCTCGGAGAGGGGCGGGGCCAACGCTGTTCCCTCCTTAGAGCGGACTGCGAGGAGCCTGAGCGAGACAGCAgtggctccccctccccccccagccaAAGCACCCCGCTCCTGCACTGGGGGACGGGGCCAAGGAGACCTTTGGGTGCCCAGGGGACGCTGGCCGGGGGAGCTGTCCTCGCGCCTGACAGACCCAGAAGTGCGGGAGCACCGCGGGCTCGCCCTATAGGTCTCGCTCCCCTCCCAGGCGCTCTCAGGCTGGCCCAGGGAGACCCGCGGCGGTGCGAGGCAGACACCGCCGGGGGATCCATGGGCCAGGCTGTATCGCCGCCAGCTGAGGGGCAGtaggaccctggccaagtcacttccccgtttgcctcagttcccaGCTGCCTAGTGAGTCCGAGAAGGGAATGGGTGAGAGGAACCCCAGCGGGCAGCCTGCGCCCGGCCCTGGGGGTGCTCTCTGACCTGCGGAGAGTCCTGGGGGAGCCCAGCCAGAAGGCCAGGCTGCGGTTAGCAGGCACCCCAGGAGCCCTTGTGGCCCCTCCGCCCCTCCCAGACCGTCTACACAGTAACACTGGGGTGTCTCGTGCCCACCGTCGGTGGAACTGGCTGTTCTCTGTGCTTGGCGCATCCATCAGGCTTCCCTACTGCTTCCTTTGCAAGCCACTCCACTGGCTGGCCCCGTCTGGGATTTccggtaaagatactggagtgctcggccattttcttttccagttggggacagatggggaaactgagtcaagcagggttaagtgactcgccctgGCTCCCACTGCAGGTGtctgagctgggatttgaattcgggaaaatgaatcttctggACTCCAGAACTCCGCCAAATGGGGGAGAGGCTGGCAGGGCCCCTGATCTCATCCAGGGGAGGGGAACAAGtcacctgggggtgggggtgatgcTGGGAGAGCGGGTGGCCGAGCTGGCCACTGTGGAGCATTAGAGCAGCCCTGCGCAATCCCGTGGGCTTGGAGCCTGCCAGCCTCGTCGGGCACTTCTCTGAGCGCCATCTGTGCTCTCTGATCggtttccttccctccatttctgACTCTTGGGAGGCCTCTCAGCCCCGGCATCATCCATCCTCCTGGGGAACAAGTGGCAAATGAGTGGGTGCTCCCAGCTAATTCCTGAGCCTCTGACTCACTATCCCTGCGTGGCAGTCCCAAGCCAGGCTGGGCCACCTTTGCCTCGTTATCCTGTCACTCACTGACCGTGGCACACAGCAGGCACGTAAGAAAGGAACTCTCTGACTGCCCACAGGAGTCAAATTGCTCGCGGTGTTAGGAGAGGATTTGGGGTACGGGGAGCCCAAGAGGGGAAACAAATCTGCTGCGAAAGGAGTGAGGGCTCCGGACTCACTTAccctcatttttatttaaaagggaCTAACTAACTATGCTAAGTAGACTACTAAACTAGAAGAGCTTAACCAAATGCCCAGATATCACAGCAGGGGCCCAACCCAGTcagagccaggatctgttgttgttagatgtccaagcaagtcccgatgctgccagcagccagatacaGGAACATTCCTCACGTCAACACAGGGAaatcctcttcagaccttccGCTTGGCTTCCTGGGGAGGCCAGAAGAAAAGTCcgttggggcaagatggagtcttcccCATCCAcccctcaggctcccatgtgacctttgGTCACATGACCCTGTCCATCATCCCTAggttggcacttttcaggttttgcagttttgcaaattgcaaacttttccatcctttatcacaatggATAGTGTGGAAGAGGCaggcatgcaaaggacagaagctggagatgggtcagctgtcagtcaaatgaagattctgtttggaatgttaccaggaaaagcagtttggagccaagccaatggTGACTGATTTCCTGGGACTTTGGGCTGAGGGCTTTGGGCTTTCTGGctgactgaaggaagaagctgggtttatctctgggacttggatagtcaagctggaggtggcctggctgatctgaaggcagaagaaggacaagaGTCCACACATCTCTCTGACTGGcagtttcatgctagtgactgaattgccacttctctccatctcctccaacctaacactcactgtagagaatagggaaaccccatccctcttaccttatcctccatctttcctgttttccccaataaaccctgacttgagataaagaagagaaaagagtatttcctctgacaCATCacagctcaccctgagtgacttagaaggggctgaagaagaagggggaggggaaactgaagggaagaagagacaggaggggagattggaagagggaggaggggaggcaaAAGAAAGCTAGCTGCCTGGttcattagttatctagtatccatcacatataccctccaatatcatctattacaataggcagagccaatataatgaaGATGAAGCTCTTCTGAAGTGGATCCATTTCCTGAGCTCTGATCAAACCGCCAAACGTATTTCATGAAGCTCGAAAAACACTCACAACGTGTCAGGACTATTGAGGGAACTCATGGAGGGGTGTGGAAGAAGGCGGCTTGCCAATGCCAGGCCTCAAATTGTGGACAAAGCAGCAGGCGTCCAAAAGACCTGGTGCTGCTTCAGCAATGGAGCGGGGCTCAGGGGAAGGGACCCGAGGCACAGCAATCCGTTACTTTAGGGGCTTAGTGTTCCACCAACCAGAGCCAGCCTTGGGCACAAGAAAAAAGGTTGGGGAAACCGGAACGTGGCATGGGAGAGGCTGGGCGGAGATGGACGGGGCATGCTACCTGCCAAGATACGGCTAAAAGGGGAGCCGGATTGGGACATAAAGGGCGATAGCATGAGCATGAGAGGGGAGCAGGGAATGCTTCACCTGTCCGATCTGTGGAGAAGGGCAGACTTTAGGAGCAAACAACAGGGGGAGAGGgcggagggagagagggagaaaataagagacagaaagagaaagagagggaagagagagaggaagggggagagacagggagagagggagagacagagacagagagagacagagagagagagagagagagagacagagagagacacagagagagacacagagagagagagagagagagagagagagagagagagagagagagagagggagggagagagagagagggagagagggagggagagagagagagggagagagagggagagagagagagagagagagagagagagagagacagagacagagacagagagagagacagagagacagagagagacacacacagagagagagagagagagagagagagagagagagagagagagagagagagagatggagggagagacagagacacagagagagagagagagagagagagagagagagagagagagagacagagagacacagagagagacagagacacagagagacagagagagagagagagagagagggagccgAGTCAAATCGAGAGGaatccaagccattccccaaccaccaaatggtcaaaggatatgaacaggcagtttgcagatgaagaaatcaaagctccaAATGATCCATCATATGAAGAAAggctctaaatccctcctgactaGAGAAACTAACCTgcctgaggtgtcacctcactcCTAGGGGGCAGGAAATGCGCATTACAGATGCTGGGGGCAGCCTGACACCCTGTTGCTGGAGTTGGGAACTGACCCGTCATTGTGGAGGGCCCTGAAACTCGGCCCACCCTGGCATGGAGCAGTCCGAACCCTCCACCCAAACCAAAGActgacttgtacaaaaatctGCTGAGCTGCTTTTGTGAGGTGGCAAAGCACTGGGAACGGAGGGTGTCCCTCAGCTGGGGGTGGCGGGACGTGATGGGGATGGAGCAGCTTCACTCTATGCAAGATGGCAGACAgggtgaataacagctattctcagcactACAACAATCCCAGACAATCCTAAAGGCCTGTAAAGAAAAACACCACCTGCCTtaggagaaagaactggtggaatctgaatacagaacAGCGCATTctatttttgtctgtctgtctctctctttccttttttcttcaacttttcttccacaaaattactaatatggaaatgtcttaCACGATTGCACACATATAATCTATCTCAcattgtttgccatctcaggggaggtgaggaggggatttggaactcaacttttttttttaacaatattttatttggtcatttccaaacattattcattggaaacaatgatcattttctattcttccctcccctccctcccaccacctctcccatagccgacacacaattccactgggtatcacatgtgttcttgatccgaacccatttccatgttgttagtatttgcattagagtgttcatttagagtctctcctcagtcgtatcccctccacccctgtagtcaagcagttgcttttcctcggtgtttttactcccacagtttatcctctgcttgtgggtagtatattttttttttagatccctgcagattgttcagggaaattgcattgatactaatggagaagtccatcaccttcgattgtaccacagtgtatcagtctctgtgtacagtgttttcctggttctgctcctctcgctctgcatcacttcctggaggttgttccagtctccatggaattcctccactttattatttcttttagcacaatagtattccatcaccaacatataccacaatgtgttcagtcattccccaattgaagggcatcccctcattttccagtttttggccaccacaaagcacacagctatgaatgttcttgtacaagtctttttccttatgatctcttttggggtacaaacccagcagtgctatggctggatcaaagggcagacagtgttttagtgccctttgggcataggaactcaactttttaaaaaccaaatattaagttgcttttacatgtaatggaGATGGGGTGggaatgaaacattttaaaaaagaaatgctccTTTAACAAAAGGATGTACTCAGTCCCATTGTTGGGATGACTTTGAGAGCAGGCAAACAAACACCTCAGAGAAATGGTGGTATGTAGAGTCCATGTCTTAGTTTTTATCCATTTCCCCTCAAATAGAATGATTGGAAATGGTTGCAATTCAACATTCTCCTTCTTTAACAGGAGCCCAGCTTTACTCTCCcagcacacatgcacacaaacagGATGGATCCCTGGAGCATGGCTGGCCACATCATTCCCCTCTGGGCTCCAGGGTTCCTCCAGGGCAGCAGGGTTCTTCTGCTGTCATGGGCTGAAGCCCCTACTCACACTCCCCCAATATCACTGCCAGCAATTCTTTTGGTCCTCAGTGTCTCCTCCATATCTTCGGTAACCAATTAATTCGCTTTTTACCAAAGGCTGTTAACTGAGGAGGCCAGTCTAGCCGCTGGGGCTCTGTCTCcagctctcctttcctctcttcccaggGAGTGGACTATGGGCAAATCCCTTCTCTGTTTGCTGGCCAGAGCTCCTGCTCCTTCGGGCACTGACCCCTTCTTGAGTTGGGCCACAGCAGTTCTGGCTCTCGGGGGCTCTTTTGGCTCTTGGGAAGCCCCCCAAGGGTGCAGCCAGCTCCATTCTGTCTCAGATATGCATTTGTCTAATGAACGGCCACCTGGTGTCATTGAGCCATGTGGAAAAGGCTTTGGGCTCCTTCAGAGGCACCTTTTCTCAGCCACTTTCTTGGTCATCAAGTAAGCCTGGGGAAATGGCTGGAGTCCCTCTATTTGGTGCCCCCATTTGCTTCCGGGGCCCCTTGATGGGCTGGAAGCTCCAGGCAGTGGCTTCAGCCATCCACAAGGGAGGAACCAGTCACTTCCTGCACCACTCCACACCTCCCCTTCTCAGCACCCTTGCTTTGCTCCAGCCCCTCCCTTTAGAGCGGGCCCCTTTGAAACCTTCTAAGGTGGTGTTCCGAGTTCGAGTTCCATGCTGGCTCCGCCCCTCCATCTTCTGTGGGGAGTCACTGAAGGAGCTGTCCAGGCTGGCTGCTCCAGGCCAAACTGTGGGTGGTGCATGCAGATGAGTCCAGTTTGGGGTCTCTGCCTGCCAGGTGTGGCTGAGCTCTTCCTGGCCCTGAGGTCTCTGTGCCTCCCACGCTGCCGGAGCACAGCCCATCTCTGCTGTGGGCACACCAGGCTGGCAGGGCTCGTGGGGGTCTCTGGTGCCTCACAAGCAATGGCAGAGCTCGTCAGAGAGACCCTGAGAGGGTCTTTGTGCCTCCTCCTGACCTCTGTGGCAGGGTGTGCCCGCTTCCAGGGAGTTTTCTAGAAAGTCACTTGGCCTGGCAGCTGCATTGTCCTGCCTAGAGCCTGCTGGTTGGGCAGCTCAGCCTCAGGCTCCTGGGCCTCATCTTGCCTGGAGGTCTTCCTAATGACAATGACATCAGCCCCACAGCTCGGGGCCCTTCGTTGGgcaccttctcttctctccccccttccttcaGAGCCTCCCAAACAGAGAGGGAGCCTGGCAGTGCCTGCGCCAGCTTTGCTCTCTGTGTGGCAGGGCAGTGACTTGATCCCAAACCTTCCAAACTTCTACCAAGGGGCCCACATATGGAGGGGGGAGACCTCG contains these protein-coding regions:
- the LOC130454747 gene encoding cuticle collagen 34-like, which codes for MGRLGVITNFPPAFLHVQLVAKPKRSHLAHIKSTHTPISVSSPLASMLLSIHPLPGPSLPPGPLAAPSTRPGSSSQLAEVELPVLDPEDAAASSELGGGSLRKAEAAHIYVAQAPRAAGGEPGNPGQPGGEPRCPRQPGESPGSGIPRGLRGLLPTQPGAWADPLPALPWAPGLKEGRTLVDCTLCPGPLAAACAESPVEPLGLISSQGPGPARPP